The Methanococcoides methylutens MM1 genome has a window encoding:
- a CDS encoding MEMO1 family protein gives MRQPAVAGQFYPLSPKNLKKEISRCFQGIEITPRDVIGAVVPHAGYIYSGQVAASVYATLPKADTYIFFGPNHTGYGSPVAMSQDTWKMPFGDIETDRDIGKLLAGTIIDMDEIAHRFEHSIEVQIPFLQHRFGNDFNILPICMGMQDEETAVEVGQEVARAAKESGKKVVFIASSDMSHYVSAEHADRVDHYLIDAVLDMDVPEFYRRRAEENISACGYGPISAMLSAAKEYGAKSTELVKYANSGDVSGDPMVVGYAGIIVE, from the coding sequence ATGAGACAACCGGCTGTTGCAGGACAGTTCTATCCGTTAAGCCCCAAGAACCTTAAAAAAGAAATCTCCAGATGTTTCCAGGGCATTGAGATCACTCCTCGTGATGTGATCGGAGCAGTAGTACCTCATGCGGGGTACATCTATTCAGGACAGGTTGCAGCAAGCGTTTATGCGACCCTTCCAAAAGCTGACACTTACATATTTTTCGGACCTAACCATACAGGCTATGGTTCCCCTGTGGCAATGTCACAGGATACATGGAAGATGCCTTTTGGAGACATTGAAACAGACAGGGATATCGGCAAGCTTCTTGCAGGTACGATAATCGACATGGATGAGATCGCCCACAGATTCGAGCATTCTATCGAAGTGCAGATACCTTTCCTCCAGCACAGGTTCGGGAACGATTTCAATATTCTGCCTATATGCATGGGCATGCAGGATGAGGAAACGGCTGTGGAAGTAGGTCAGGAAGTTGCACGTGCGGCCAAAGAGTCCGGAAAGAAAGTTGTCTTCATCGCATCAAGCGATATGTCACATTACGTTTCAGCAGAGCATGCTGACCGGGTGGACCATTATTTGATCGATGCTGTCCTTGATATGGACGTGCCGGAATTTTATCGTAGAAGGGCTGAGGAGAACATTTCAGCCTGCGGATACGGACCTATCTCAGCAATGCTGAGCGCTGCAAAGGAATATGGTGCAAAGAGCACCGAACTGGTGAAATACGCTAACAGTGGAGATGTCTCTGGTGATCCTATGGTGGTAGGATATGCCGGTATCATTGTGGAATGA
- a CDS encoding DNA-directed RNA polymerase subunit K: MSKENYTRYERARIIGARSLQIAMEAPILIEDESTDSLRIATMEFEKGVIPVTVKRDFE, translated from the coding sequence TTGAGCAAAGAGAACTATACCAGATACGAGCGTGCAAGGATCATCGGTGCAAGATCACTTCAGATAGCAATGGAGGCTCCGATACTTATTGAAGATGAGAGCACTGATTCATTGCGCATCGCTACAATGGAATTTGAGAAAGGTGTTATACCAGTTACAGTAAAGAGAGATTTCGAATAA
- a CDS encoding mevalonate kinase, which produces MITCSAPGKVYLFGEHAVVYGEPAVCCAVDIRTRVSVGPADSVTISSSLGTTGIDFETHPYVSAVVERFREITSLEGVSIRIVSEIPVGSGLGSSAAVTIATIKALDTLLGTGLELDDIARMGHEVEQRIQGAASQTDTYVCTMGGVVMIPQRKGLDLIDCGLVIGNTNIFSSTKELVANVAELNESFPEVIGPVLSSIGMMSTVGEDLVNSKDYVSVGKLMNINQGLLDAIGVGCAELSSFTYAARNNGAYGAKITGAGGGGCMVAIAPRERVDDVAAAIAAAGGEVVVTEATDIGVREESR; this is translated from the coding sequence ATGATAACATGTTCAGCACCTGGAAAGGTCTACCTTTTCGGTGAACATGCCGTGGTTTACGGCGAACCTGCTGTATGTTGTGCAGTAGATATACGTACGCGTGTAAGTGTTGGCCCTGCAGATTCAGTTACAATTAGTTCTTCTCTTGGTACCACAGGAATTGACTTTGAGACCCACCCTTATGTTTCAGCAGTCGTTGAACGTTTCCGGGAAATAACATCTCTTGAAGGTGTAAGCATCCGGATCGTTTCCGAGATCCCGGTAGGCTCCGGACTCGGTTCCTCCGCAGCTGTCACCATAGCTACCATAAAGGCACTTGATACCCTGCTTGGAACCGGCCTTGAACTCGATGATATTGCCCGGATGGGGCATGAAGTGGAGCAGAGGATACAGGGTGCTGCAAGCCAGACCGATACCTATGTATGTACCATGGGTGGTGTTGTCATGATACCCCAGCGTAAGGGACTTGACCTTATTGACTGCGGGCTCGTTATAGGAAATACAAACATTTTCTCTTCCACAAAGGAGCTAGTGGCAAATGTTGCAGAGCTCAATGAGAGCTTTCCGGAAGTAATAGGTCCGGTACTGTCATCCATTGGGATGATGTCAACTGTGGGAGAGGATCTGGTAAACTCAAAGGATTATGTTTCCGTAGGCAAGCTCATGAATATCAATCAGGGTCTTCTGGATGCGATTGGTGTGGGTTGTGCTGAATTAAGTTCATTTACATATGCTGCCCGCAATAATGGTGCTTATGGTGCGAAGATAACCGGTGCCGGAGGCGGTGGTTGTATGGTTGCCATCGCTCCCCGTGAACGTGTGGATGATGTTGCGGCTGCTATTGCTGCTGCCGGTGGGGAAGTTGTTGTTACGGAAGCAACGGATATTGGAGTAAGGGAGGAATCCCGGTGA
- a CDS encoding isopentenyl phosphate kinase: MTSTEDITILKIGGSVITDKNSEDGLAWEEEIIRIAREISGFEGKLIIVHGAGSYGHPQAKRYALTEGFHAEGAVVTHKAVKSLNRIVVDILNDEGVNAIAVHPMGCTVAKGGRISEMYLGSIRMMLEKGLVPVLHGDVVMDTEKGVSIVSGDQVIPYLATTLGASRIGVGSAANGVLDDEGNTIPVITSDNFETVKGYIGGSAGTDVTGGMLGKVLEMLELGKASSITSYIFNATIAGNVSSFLNGENIGTAIKDS; encoded by the coding sequence GTGACCTCAACAGAAGATATTACAATATTGAAGATAGGCGGAAGCGTTATTACCGATAAGAATTCGGAAGACGGCCTTGCCTGGGAAGAAGAGATCATACGCATTGCGCGCGAGATCTCAGGATTTGAAGGAAAACTTATCATTGTGCATGGGGCCGGTTCATACGGACACCCTCAGGCTAAGAGGTATGCACTTACCGAAGGGTTCCATGCAGAAGGTGCAGTTGTCACTCACAAGGCAGTAAAATCCCTGAACAGGATCGTAGTGGACATCCTGAACGATGAGGGTGTCAATGCCATAGCTGTGCACCCAATGGGTTGCACCGTTGCAAAGGGTGGCAGGATCTCGGAGATGTATCTTGGAAGCATTCGTATGATGCTTGAAAAAGGTCTTGTTCCGGTACTGCATGGTGATGTGGTCATGGATACTGAGAAAGGTGTATCCATCGTATCAGGTGACCAGGTGATCCCTTACCTTGCAACAACGCTGGGGGCTTCCCGTATTGGCGTTGGAAGTGCTGCAAATGGTGTCCTTGATGACGAAGGTAATACTATCCCTGTTATCACTTCGGATAATTTCGAAACCGTTAAAGGATATATCGGAGGCTCAGCAGGTACGGACGTGACCGGTGGTATGCTCGGGAAAGTGCTTGAGATGCTGGAGCTTGGAAAAGCATCAAGTATAACTTCGTATATATTCAATGCAACTATTGCAGGGAATGTTTCGAGTTTTCTGAATGGTGAGAATATAGGAACTGCAATAAAGGATTCTTAA
- a CDS encoding DNA-directed RNA polymerase subunit N has product MIPVRCFTCGKVIAGSWEEYDRRVKEGEDPAAVLDDLNFTRYCCRRMFLAHVNLVDMMAPYQ; this is encoded by the coding sequence ATGATTCCAGTTCGCTGTTTCACATGTGGAAAAGTAATTGCAGGAAGCTGGGAAGAGTACGACCGGCGTGTAAAGGAGGGCGAAGACCCTGCTGCAGTCCTTGATGACCTTAATTTCACAAGGTATTGCTGCAGGCGTATGTTCCTCGCACACGTCAACCTTGTCGATATGATGGCTCCATATCAGTGA
- a CDS encoding DUF2240 family protein, which produces MMDELSLVVVSPFKKSATSSLSIKDFEFSLSFDLKWMSPAQASKVRDQAIMSSLLKIDGGMLVLNMDADAIDVPAGFKPSADLFREKGNIEKIMDLLVTNGGISKKEVVSRINVKQDSLSGLVDAEVAAVLVAHEMGCDAGDLFDEIYQRVSGISD; this is translated from the coding sequence ATGATGGACGAACTCAGTCTTGTAGTGGTATCACCTTTCAAAAAGAGTGCCACATCATCCCTTTCTATAAAGGACTTTGAGTTTTCCTTATCCTTCGATCTCAAGTGGATGTCTCCGGCACAGGCATCAAAAGTAAGGGATCAGGCGATCATGTCATCTCTCCTGAAGATAGATGGTGGGATGCTTGTTCTCAATATGGATGCTGATGCCATCGATGTTCCTGCAGGTTTCAAGCCATCTGCCGACCTCTTTCGGGAAAAAGGCAATATTGAGAAGATCATGGACCTTCTGGTAACAAATGGTGGTATAAGTAAAAAAGAGGTCGTATCCCGTATAAATGTCAAACAGGATTCCCTGTCAGGTCTTGTTGATGCGGAAGTTGCCGCAGTGCTGGTTGCTCATGAAATGGGGTGTGATGCAGGTGATCTCTTTGATGAGATCTATCAAAGAGTTTCCGGAATCTCTGACTAA
- a CDS encoding RNase J family beta-CASP ribonuclease, with product MTDIGIIAVGGYNEMGRNMTAIRVDEDIIIVDMGLRLDRVQIHEDVEIDKMHSLELIEMGAIPDDTIMKQVNGNVAAIVCTHGHLDHIGAISKLAHRYTAPIIGTPYTAALVKQQIESERKFGVKNRIIPVEAGGIYQVNDEVSIELIRVQHSIIDAVFVAVHTPAGAILYACDFKLDRTPTLGEQPDFDRLRELGKEGVICMMVESTNAKRAGKTPSERIAHDMLRDVLLGTEESDVGMIVTTFASHIARINSIIQFAEEMGRIPVLMGRSMDKYVVTAKEMGYIDFPDNVEIYGKRKDIDKAFKKIMKEGKEKYLPIVTGHQGEPGAILSRVAKGDTPYEIESGDRIIFSANVIPSPMTQANRYSLETKIRMRGGRIYDNVHVSGHAYREDHWELLRLINPEHVIPAHGNIEMHSAYIEMAEDAGYILGDTVHLLRNGEELYIEE from the coding sequence ATGACAGATATTGGAATAATAGCAGTAGGCGGATATAATGAAATGGGCCGCAACATGACTGCTATAAGAGTAGACGAGGACATCATTATCGTAGATATGGGTCTGAGATTGGACAGGGTCCAGATCCATGAGGATGTGGAAATTGATAAGATGCATTCCCTCGAATTGATCGAAATGGGTGCGATCCCTGATGATACGATCATGAAGCAGGTCAACGGTAATGTTGCTGCTATCGTTTGTACACACGGTCACCTTGACCACATCGGTGCGATCTCAAAGCTTGCACACAGGTACACCGCACCTATCATCGGAACACCATACACTGCTGCTCTTGTTAAACAGCAGATCGAATCCGAGCGTAAGTTCGGTGTAAAGAACAGGATCATCCCTGTTGAGGCAGGTGGTATCTACCAGGTCAATGATGAAGTTTCCATTGAACTTATTCGTGTCCAGCACAGTATCATTGATGCTGTTTTTGTAGCAGTCCACACACCTGCAGGTGCTATTCTCTATGCCTGCGATTTCAAGCTTGATCGTACACCTACACTGGGTGAGCAGCCGGACTTTGACAGGCTCAGGGAGCTTGGAAAGGAAGGCGTCATCTGCATGATGGTGGAGAGTACCAATGCAAAACGTGCCGGCAAGACACCATCTGAGAGGATCGCTCACGACATGCTTCGTGATGTACTTCTTGGTACAGAGGAATCCGACGTTGGTATGATCGTAACGACCTTCGCTTCACACATAGCTCGTATTAACTCGATTATCCAGTTCGCTGAAGAGATGGGTCGTATCCCTGTATTGATGGGCCGTTCCATGGACAAGTATGTAGTAACTGCAAAGGAAATGGGATACATTGATTTCCCTGATAATGTAGAGATCTACGGTAAGAGGAAGGATATCGATAAGGCGTTCAAGAAGATCATGAAAGAAGGTAAAGAAAAATACCTGCCTATTGTAACAGGACATCAGGGTGAGCCTGGTGCTATTCTTTCACGAGTTGCAAAGGGTGATACTCCTTATGAGATCGAGTCCGGTGACCGCATTATCTTCTCTGCAAACGTGATCCCAAGTCCGATGACACAGGCAAACCGCTATTCTCTGGAGACCAAGATCCGAATGAGGGGTGGCCGTATCTATGACAACGTCCACGTTTCAGGACACGCATACCGTGAGGATCACTGGGAGCTTCTCAGGTTGATCAATCCGGAACACGTAATTCCTGCACATGGTAATATCGAGATGCACAGTGCCTATATTGAGATGGCAGAAGACGCTGGCTACATCCTGGGCGATACCGTACACCTGTTAAGGAACGGTGAAGAATTATATATTGAAGAATGA
- the rpsB gene encoding 30S ribosomal protein S2, which translates to MEATENIEVNAEETAAAQETTESTSLVPIDEYLAAGVHIGTQQKTQNMMKFVYRVRTDGLYVLDIQSTDERIRSIAHFLSKYDPARVLVVSARQYGQFPATMFSKAIGATSRVGRFIPGTLTNPAQEGFYEPDVVIVTDPAGDAQVIKEAVNVGIPVVALCDTNNMTSNVDLVIPTNNKGRKALSLVYWLLAREVANERGIPFNYELTDFETGL; encoded by the coding sequence ATGGAAGCTACAGAAAATATTGAAGTTAACGCGGAAGAGACCGCAGCAGCACAGGAGACAACCGAATCAACATCATTAGTACCAATCGATGAGTACCTTGCAGCAGGTGTTCACATCGGTACACAGCAGAAGACCCAGAACATGATGAAGTTCGTCTACCGTGTAAGGACAGATGGCCTTTACGTTCTTGACATCCAGTCAACTGACGAGAGGATCAGGTCAATTGCACACTTCCTTTCAAAATATGACCCTGCAAGGGTACTTGTTGTATCCGCACGTCAGTACGGACAGTTCCCAGCTACAATGTTCTCCAAGGCAATCGGTGCAACTTCAAGAGTTGGAAGGTTCATCCCTGGTACTCTGACAAACCCTGCACAGGAAGGCTTCTATGAGCCTGATGTAGTTATTGTTACAGACCCTGCAGGAGACGCACAGGTCATCAAGGAAGCTGTGAACGTCGGTATCCCTGTTGTAGCACTCTGTGATACAAACAACATGACATCCAACGTTGACCTTGTCATTCCAACCAACAACAAGGGTAGGAAAGCACTGTCACTTGTTTACTGGTTACTTGCAAGGGAAGTCGCAAACGAAAGGGGAATTCCTTTCAACTACGAGCTTACTGATTTCGAGACAGGTCTTTAA
- the serA gene encoding phosphoglycerate dehydrogenase, with protein MKVLISDSLSEEGVSKLQEHFDVDVSTGLSEDELVEKIVDFDALVIRSGTQVTKRVIEAADNLKIVGRAGVGVDNINIDAATEKGIIVVNAPEGNMLSAAEHTIAMMMSMARNIPQANASLKAKKWERKNFMGVEVNGKTLGVIGLGRIGAEVAKRAQGMEMDILGYDPFVTEERAKSMGVELTTVDDIAKRADFITVHTPLTKETRNILDAAQFDMMKGNARVINCARGGIINEEALADALKAGKIAGAAIDVFTSEPPFDCPFIDIDNVIVTPHLGASTEEAQVNVAVSVAEEVISVLNGGSARNTINIPSVKPDVMAVLAPYIGLAETLGSAVAQLLDTNYDKIEISYKGEISEKDTRAVTVAAVKGVLEVALDSAVNYVNAPALAKSRDIEVVESKSETSDEYASAISIKLYQDSVSRSVTGAVVGNEAKIITIDGQHVDIVPKGFMIVSNHINRPNVIGPCCLALGANNINISGMQVGRAEVGGQTIMALNVDAEVSEEILDEIRGIDGIIDATLVTL; from the coding sequence ATGAAAGTATTGATAAGTGATTCATTATCAGAGGAAGGAGTTTCAAAACTTCAGGAGCATTTTGACGTAGATGTCTCAACAGGACTCTCAGAGGATGAGCTTGTAGAGAAGATCGTAGATTTCGATGCTCTCGTGATCCGCAGCGGTACACAGGTTACCAAAAGGGTCATCGAGGCTGCAGACAACCTTAAGATCGTTGGAAGGGCTGGTGTTGGTGTGGACAACATCAATATTGATGCTGCAACTGAAAAGGGTATTATTGTTGTGAACGCCCCTGAAGGTAACATGCTCTCAGCAGCAGAGCACACGATCGCAATGATGATGTCAATGGCAAGGAACATTCCTCAGGCAAATGCTTCCCTTAAGGCAAAGAAATGGGAACGTAAGAACTTCATGGGTGTTGAGGTAAACGGCAAGACACTCGGTGTCATCGGTCTTGGTCGCATTGGTGCTGAAGTTGCTAAACGTGCACAGGGGATGGAAATGGATATCCTTGGCTATGATCCTTTTGTCACAGAGGAACGTGCAAAGTCCATGGGTGTGGAGCTTACTACTGTTGATGATATTGCAAAGAGGGCTGACTTCATTACTGTTCACACGCCACTTACAAAAGAGACCCGCAATATCCTTGACGCAGCGCAGTTCGATATGATGAAGGGCAATGCCAGGGTCATCAATTGTGCCCGTGGTGGTATCATTAATGAGGAGGCTCTTGCAGATGCACTTAAAGCAGGCAAGATCGCAGGTGCTGCTATTGATGTGTTCACAAGCGAACCACCATTTGACTGTCCTTTCATTGACATCGACAATGTTATTGTGACGCCTCACCTTGGTGCTTCTACCGAGGAGGCACAGGTCAACGTCGCAGTTTCAGTTGCGGAAGAGGTCATATCTGTCCTTAATGGTGGCTCTGCCCGCAATACTATCAACATTCCTTCTGTCAAACCTGATGTAATGGCAGTACTGGCTCCGTACATAGGTCTGGCAGAGACTCTTGGAAGTGCAGTAGCACAGCTCCTTGATACAAATTATGATAAAATCGAGATCTCCTACAAGGGTGAGATCTCTGAGAAGGACACAAGGGCTGTGACAGTTGCGGCTGTAAAAGGTGTCCTCGAGGTTGCGTTGGATTCTGCTGTGAACTATGTGAATGCACCAGCTCTTGCAAAGTCAAGGGATATCGAGGTTGTAGAAAGTAAGTCTGAAACCTCTGATGAGTATGCTTCTGCTATCAGTATCAAGCTGTATCAGGATTCCGTTTCAAGGTCTGTTACAGGTGCTGTAGTCGGAAATGAAGCAAAGATCATAACCATCGACGGTCAGCACGTGGATATAGTTCCAAAAGGTTTCATGATCGTTTCCAACCATATCAACCGTCCGAATGTGATCGGACCATGCTGCCTGGCACTTGGAGCTAATAACATCAATATCTCCGGCATGCAGGTAGGCCGTGCAGAAGTTGGCGGACAGACTATAATGGCATTGAATGTAGATGCTGAGGTTTCCGAAGAGATTCTTGATGAGATCCGTGGAATTGATGGCATAATCGATGCAACACTTGTGACACTTTAA
- a CDS encoding ferredoxin-thioredoxin reductase catalytic domain-containing protein, with the protein MKFEGELEEEFYQRSKKNAETTGYKLNSDYDVITTAVKGICNNKREFGEYYCFCQKRTGDKEKDKKIICPCAARSRDVETRGACRCGLYIK; encoded by the coding sequence ATGAAATTTGAGGGTGAACTCGAGGAAGAATTCTATCAGAGATCAAAGAAAAACGCAGAGACAACCGGATATAAGCTCAACAGTGATTATGATGTGATCACCACTGCCGTTAAGGGAATCTGCAACAACAAGCGTGAGTTTGGTGAATATTACTGTTTCTGCCAGAAGAGGACAGGCGATAAGGAAAAGGATAAGAAGATAATCTGTCCATGTGCTGCACGCAGTCGTGATGTAGAGACACGCGGTGCATGTCGCTGTGGGCTTTATATCAAATGA
- a CDS encoding 30S ribosomal protein S9, with product MSTKVVNSSGKNKTAIARATVSAGTGKARINKKPVEIYEPEFAKLKILEPLMLASDAVSSLDIDVKVSGGGIMGQANAIRTAIARGIVEWTNDTDLRDAFMAYDRNLLVNDSRQKETKKFGGPGARAKYQKSYR from the coding sequence ATGTCTACTAAAGTTGTTAATTCATCAGGTAAGAACAAGACTGCAATTGCACGCGCAACAGTCTCTGCAGGTACAGGTAAGGCAAGGATCAACAAGAAACCTGTTGAGATCTATGAGCCTGAATTTGCAAAGCTCAAAATACTCGAACCTCTTATGCTGGCATCCGATGCTGTTTCCAGCCTTGACATCGACGTTAAGGTAAGTGGAGGCGGAATCATGGGCCAGGCAAACGCGATCAGGACAGCTATCGCAAGAGGTATTGTTGAGTGGACCAACGACACCGACCTGAGAGATGCTTTCATGGCATACGACAGGAACCTTCTGGTAAACGACTCCAGACAGAAGGAGACCAAGAAGTTCGGTGGACCTGGTGCTCGCGCTAAATATCAGAAATCTTACAGGTAA
- the fni gene encoding type 2 isopentenyl-diphosphate Delta-isomerase, with protein sequence MINLSTSRRKIEHLEHCAQRPVESKDVTSGFDDVMLVHRALPQINMDEIDLSTEIFGKELKAPFLIASITGGHPDTKPVNAALAEAAEEMGIGIGVGSQRAAIEDPEQEDSFSVVRDVAPNAFVYGNIGAAQLREYDMEAIERLVEMLDADAMAVHLNFLQEAIQPEGDRDATGVLEAIEEVCSLKVPIIAKETGAGISKEDAQMLKEAGVSAIDVGGVGGTSWSGVEVYRARESGDKVFEDLGNLYWDFGIPTVSSVLECRNYLPVISTGGVRTGLDIAKSLSLGAYAASAALPFVAPALVGKDAVVESLSAMLNELRVAMFLCGCGSVNELRTESKAVVTGWTKEYITQRGFDINEI encoded by the coding sequence TTGATAAATTTGAGTACGTCCAGAAGAAAGATAGAACATCTTGAGCATTGTGCGCAGCGTCCGGTAGAATCAAAGGATGTCACATCAGGCTTTGACGATGTCATGCTTGTACACAGGGCACTGCCTCAGATAAATATGGACGAGATCGACCTTTCCACAGAGATATTTGGGAAGGAATTAAAAGCACCATTTTTGATTGCATCAATAACCGGTGGTCATCCGGATACCAAACCGGTAAATGCAGCACTTGCAGAAGCCGCTGAAGAGATGGGTATTGGTATCGGTGTAGGTAGCCAGAGAGCTGCCATAGAGGACCCGGAGCAGGAAGATTCATTCAGTGTTGTACGTGATGTTGCTCCGAATGCATTTGTCTACGGGAACATCGGCGCAGCCCAGCTCAGGGAATACGATATGGAAGCCATTGAAAGGCTTGTGGAAATGCTGGATGCGGATGCAATGGCAGTTCATCTTAATTTCCTTCAGGAAGCTATACAGCCTGAGGGCGACAGGGATGCTACAGGTGTGCTTGAAGCTATAGAAGAAGTTTGTTCACTGAAGGTTCCAATCATTGCAAAGGAGACCGGTGCAGGTATCTCCAAAGAGGACGCCCAGATGCTCAAAGAAGCAGGTGTCAGTGCAATAGATGTCGGGGGAGTTGGCGGAACAAGCTGGTCCGGTGTAGAGGTCTATCGTGCGAGGGAAAGCGGCGATAAGGTATTCGAGGATCTTGGGAACCTGTACTGGGATTTCGGAATTCCCACCGTTTCCAGTGTTCTTGAATGCAGGAACTACCTTCCTGTGATATCCACAGGTGGTGTCAGGACAGGTCTTGACATTGCAAAATCCCTTTCTCTGGGAGCATATGCTGCAAGTGCAGCGCTTCCTTTTGTTGCACCTGCACTGGTAGGGAAAGATGCAGTTGTGGAGAGCTTGTCAGCCATGCTCAATGAATTGAGGGTTGCGATGTTCCTTTGCGGATGCGGGAGTGTAAATGAGCTTCGCACCGAGTCAAAGGCAGTGGTCACAGGCTGGACGAAGGAATACATCACACAGCGTGGCTTTGACATAAATGAGATCTGA
- a CDS encoding 50S ribosomal protein L13 yields MTVIDANGLIMGRLASNVAKRLLSGEEIAIVNAENAVISGSKVTTFEEYDEIRNMGTREFGPYFPKRPDRILKRTVRGMLPYKRPRGREAMANLKIYVGIPAEYKDAELTTVDGANMTRLSSNKYVTIGDVSRKLGGKF; encoded by the coding sequence ATGACAGTAATCGATGCAAATGGTTTAATTATGGGCAGGCTTGCAAGTAACGTTGCAAAGAGACTGCTTTCAGGCGAGGAGATCGCAATTGTAAATGCCGAGAATGCTGTGATCTCAGGTTCAAAGGTAACCACTTTTGAAGAGTATGATGAGATCAGGAACATGGGCACACGTGAATTCGGTCCATACTTCCCAAAAAGACCAGACAGGATCCTCAAGAGGACCGTCAGGGGAATGCTTCCATACAAGCGCCCAAGGGGAAGGGAAGCAATGGCTAACCTTAAAATCTACGTAGGAATTCCTGCTGAGTACAAGGACGCAGAACTTACAACTGTCGATGGAGCAAACATGACACGCTTAAGTTCTAACAAGTATGTGACCATCGGTGATGTAAGCCGCAAACTGGGCGGAAAGTTCTAA
- a CDS encoding 50S ribosomal protein L18e yields MGKKTQVKISRKTNPRIPSLIAVLKDSARENEAPIWRDIAKRLETPGRNYAEVNLSKLNRYTSENELVMIPGKVLGAGVLGHAVTVAALGFSATAIDKITNAGGKCMTIEQALEENPAGSGIRIMK; encoded by the coding sequence ATGGGAAAAAAAACACAAGTAAAAATCTCAAGGAAAACTAATCCAAGGATTCCATCGTTGATTGCAGTGCTGAAGGATTCAGCACGTGAGAACGAGGCACCTATCTGGAGAGATATTGCAAAGAGGCTTGAAACACCTGGCAGGAACTATGCTGAGGTAAATCTGAGCAAGCTCAACAGGTACACATCAGAGAACGAACTGGTAATGATTCCTGGAAAGGTACTGGGCGCCGGTGTACTGGGTCACGCTGTAACTGTTGCAGCACTTGGTTTCAGCGCAACTGCCATTGACAAGATCACAAATGCAGGTGGAAAGTGCATGACCATCGAACAGGCTCTGGAAGAAAACCCAGCAGGTTCTGGTATCAGGATCATGAAGTGA